A stretch of Natator depressus isolate rNatDep1 chromosome 2, rNatDep2.hap1, whole genome shotgun sequence DNA encodes these proteins:
- the MC5R gene encoding melanocortin receptor 5, giving the protein MNSSYQLHIPELNLSTFGSNFTVPTVKNKSSPCEQVVIAVEVFLILGIISLLENILVICAIVKNKNLHSPMYFFVCSLAVADMLVSVSNAWETITIYLINNKHLIIEDAFVQHIDNVFDSMICISVVASMCSLLAIAVDRYVTIFYALRYHNIMTVKRSGLIIACIWTFCTGCGIIFILYYESTYVIICLITMFFTMLFLMVSLYIHMFLLARTHVKRIAALPGYNSVHQRTSMKGAITLTMLLGIFIVCWAPFFLHLILMISCPQNLYCVCFMSHFNMYLILIMCNSVIDPLIYAFRSQEMRKTFKEIICCDSLRTACGLPSKY; this is encoded by the coding sequence ATGAACTCATCCTATCAGCTACACATTCCAGAACTTAACTTGAGTACTTTTGGCAGCAACTTTACGGTGCCTACTGTCAAGAACAAGTCGTCACCATGTGAGCAAGTGGTCATAGCAGTGGAGGTGTTTCTAATCCTGGGCATTATAAGCCTCCTTGAAAATATCTTGGTCATCTGTGCAATAGTTAAGAACAAGAACTTGCACTCGCCTATGTATTTCTTTGTGTGCAGTTTAGCAGTAGCTGACATGCTGGTCAGTGTTTCTAACGCTTGGGAGACCATAACCATATATTTAATAAACAATAAGCATCTAATTATTGAAGATGCTTTTGTACAACATATAGACAATGTTTTTGATTCAATGATCTGCATATCTGTGGTGGCTTCCATGTGCAGTTTGCTGGCTATAGCAGTAGACAGGTATGTCACAATTTTCTACGCCCTGCGTTATCACAACATCATGACAGTGAAAAGATCAGGGCTTATCATTGCATGCATATGGACATTTTGCACTGGCTGTGGCATTATCTTCATTCTTTATTATGAATCAACTTACGTTATCATTTGTCTCATCACAATGTTTTTCACCATGTTATTCCTCATGGTCTCTCTGTACATACATATGTTCCTCCTGGCTCGTACTCATGTCAAGAGAATAGCTGCTTTGCCTGGATACAATTCTGTCCATCAAAGGACCAGCATGAAGGGGGCCATCACTCTGACCATGCTACTAGGCATCTTCATTGTTTGTTGGGCTCCATTTTTTCTCCACCTCATCCTGATGATTTCTTGCCCTCAGAACCTCTACTGTGTTTGCTTTATGTCTCACTTCAACATGTACCTCATCCTCATCATGTGTAACTCAGTGATCGATCCCTTGATCTACGCCTTTCGTAGCCAGGAAATGCGGAAGACCTTCAAAGAGATTATTTGTTGCGATAGCCTGAGAACGGCCTGTGGGTTGCCGAGCAAGTATtag